A region of Arabidopsis thaliana chromosome 5, partial sequence DNA encodes the following proteins:
- a CDS encoding S-adenosyl-L-methionine-dependent methyltransferases superfamily protein, producing MTTEENKTSRNRKRKRQRNPKPSKEEPIETTPKNQNEKKNQRDTKNQQHGGSSAPSKRPKPSNFLDALRERLSGGQFRMLNEKLYTCSGKEALDYFKEDPQMFDMYHTGYQQQMSNWPELPVNSIINWLLSNSSSLVVADFGCGDARIAKSVKNKVFSFDLVSKNPSVIACDMSNTSLESSSVDVAVFCLSLMGTNYSSYIKEAHRVLRPSGMLLIAEVKSRFDPNNGGADPKDFVKAVCDLGFTSVLKVQSFLLLFFISTIRKKLIWFFEQDFSNKMFILFHFKKKEQMNSNQKIIKWPELKACLYKRR from the exons ATGACGACtgaggaaaataaaacaagCAGAAataggaagaggaagagacagagaaaccctaaaccttcTAAAGAAGAACCTATCGAGACGACACCGAAGAATCAAAACgagaaaaagaatcaaagagatACCAAAAACCAACAACATGGAGGTTCTTCAGCTCCATCGAAACGACCTAAACCTTCCAATTTCCTCGATGCG CTTAGAGAGAGATTATCTGGTGGGCAATTTAGGATGCTCAATGAGAAACTCTACACTTGCTC TGGAAAAGAAGCTTTAGACTACTTTAAAGAAGATCCACAAATGTTTGATATG TATCATACAGGGTATCAACAACAAATGTCAAATTGGCCTGAGCTTCCTGTTAACTCCATTATTAATTGGCTATTGTCTAATAGCTCTTCTTTAGTTGTGGCTGATTTTGGCTGTG GTGATGCAAGGATTGCTAAAAGTGTGAAGAACAaagttttctcctttgatCTTGTCTCAAAGAACCCCTCTGTTATTGCCTGCGATATGTCAAAT ACTTCACTTGAGTCTTCATCAGTGGATGTTGCAGTTTTCTGTCTTTCATTAATGGGAACAAACTATTCTAGTTATATCAAAGAAGCACATCGAGTTCTTCGTCCAAG TGGTATGCTTCTTATAGCGGAAGTAAAGAGCAGGTTTGATCCAAACAATGGAGGAGCAGACCCAAAAGACTTTGTGAAAGCCGTTTGTGATCTTGGATTTACTTCGGTTTTAAAGGTgcaatcttttcttcttctttttttcatttccactataagaaagaaactcaTTTGGTTCTTTGAGCAGGACTTCTCCAATAAGATGTTCATCTTATTCCATTTCAAGAAAAAG GAGCAGATGAATTCAAATCAGAAGATAATAAAGTGGCCTGAGTTAAAAGCTTGTTTATACAAACGTCGATGA
- a CDS encoding S-adenosyl-L-methionine-dependent methyltransferases superfamily protein (S-adenosyl-L-methionine-dependent methyltransferases superfamily protein; CONTAINS InterPro DOMAIN/s: Methyltransferase-related (InterPro:IPR007823); Has 408 Blast hits to 408 proteins in 202 species: Archae - 3; Bacteria - 0; Metazoa - 110; Fungi - 140; Plants - 48; Viruses - 0; Other Eukaryotes - 107 (source: NCBI BLink).), which translates to MTTEENKTSRNRKRKRQRNPKPSKEEPIETTPKNQNEKKNQRDTKNQQHGGSSAPSKRPKPSNFLDALRERLSGGQFRMLNEKLYTCSGKEALDYFKEDPQMFDMYHTGYQQQMSNWPELPVNSIINWLLSNSSSLVVADFGCGDARIAKSVKNKVFSFDLVSKNPSVIACDMSNTSLESSSVDVAVFCLSLMGTNYSSYIKEAHRVLRPSGMLLIAEVKSRFDPNNGGADPKDFVKAVCDLGFTSVLKDFSNKMFILFHFKKKEQMNSNQKIIKWPELKACLYKRR; encoded by the exons ATGACGACtgaggaaaataaaacaagCAGAAataggaagaggaagagacagagaaaccctaaaccttcTAAAGAAGAACCTATCGAGACGACACCGAAGAATCAAAACgagaaaaagaatcaaagagatACCAAAAACCAACAACATGGAGGTTCTTCAGCTCCATCGAAACGACCTAAACCTTCCAATTTCCTCGATGCG CTTAGAGAGAGATTATCTGGTGGGCAATTTAGGATGCTCAATGAGAAACTCTACACTTGCTC TGGAAAAGAAGCTTTAGACTACTTTAAAGAAGATCCACAAATGTTTGATATG TATCATACAGGGTATCAACAACAAATGTCAAATTGGCCTGAGCTTCCTGTTAACTCCATTATTAATTGGCTATTGTCTAATAGCTCTTCTTTAGTTGTGGCTGATTTTGGCTGTG GTGATGCAAGGATTGCTAAAAGTGTGAAGAACAaagttttctcctttgatCTTGTCTCAAAGAACCCCTCTGTTATTGCCTGCGATATGTCAAAT ACTTCACTTGAGTCTTCATCAGTGGATGTTGCAGTTTTCTGTCTTTCATTAATGGGAACAAACTATTCTAGTTATATCAAAGAAGCACATCGAGTTCTTCGTCCAAG TGGTATGCTTCTTATAGCGGAAGTAAAGAGCAGGTTTGATCCAAACAATGGAGGAGCAGACCCAAAAGACTTTGTGAAAGCCGTTTGTGATCTTGGATTTACTTCGGTTTTAAAG GACTTCTCCAATAAGATGTTCATCTTATTCCATTTCAAGAAAAAG GAGCAGATGAATTCAAATCAGAAGATAATAAAGTGGCCTGAGTTAAAAGCTTGTTTATACAAACGTCGATGA
- a CDS encoding S-adenosyl-L-methionine-dependent methyltransferases superfamily protein (S-adenosyl-L-methionine-dependent methyltransferases superfamily protein; CONTAINS InterPro DOMAIN/s: Methyltransferase-related (InterPro:IPR007823); Has 35333 Blast hits to 34131 proteins in 2444 species: Archae - 798; Bacteria - 22429; Metazoa - 974; Fungi - 991; Plants - 531; Viruses - 0; Other Eukaryotes - 9610 (source: NCBI BLink).), which translates to MTTEENKTSRNRKRKRQRNPKPSKEEPIETTPKNQNEKKNQRDTKNQQHGGSSAPSKRPKPSNFLDALRERLSGGQFRMLNEKLYTCSGKEALDYFKEDPQMFDMYHTGYQQQMSNWPELPVNSIINWLLSNSSSLVVADFGCGDARIAKSVKNKVFSFDLVSKNPSVIACDMSNTSLESSSVDVAVFCLSLMGTNYSSYIKEAHRVLRPSGMLLIAEVKSRFDPNNGGADPKDFVKAVCDLGFTSVLKVQSFLLLFFISTIRKKLIWFFEQDFSNKMFILFHFKKKVSETYFLSGLLLVS; encoded by the exons ATGACGACtgaggaaaataaaacaagCAGAAataggaagaggaagagacagagaaaccctaaaccttcTAAAGAAGAACCTATCGAGACGACACCGAAGAATCAAAACgagaaaaagaatcaaagagatACCAAAAACCAACAACATGGAGGTTCTTCAGCTCCATCGAAACGACCTAAACCTTCCAATTTCCTCGATGCG CTTAGAGAGAGATTATCTGGTGGGCAATTTAGGATGCTCAATGAGAAACTCTACACTTGCTC TGGAAAAGAAGCTTTAGACTACTTTAAAGAAGATCCACAAATGTTTGATATG TATCATACAGGGTATCAACAACAAATGTCAAATTGGCCTGAGCTTCCTGTTAACTCCATTATTAATTGGCTATTGTCTAATAGCTCTTCTTTAGTTGTGGCTGATTTTGGCTGTG GTGATGCAAGGATTGCTAAAAGTGTGAAGAACAaagttttctcctttgatCTTGTCTCAAAGAACCCCTCTGTTATTGCCTGCGATATGTCAAAT ACTTCACTTGAGTCTTCATCAGTGGATGTTGCAGTTTTCTGTCTTTCATTAATGGGAACAAACTATTCTAGTTATATCAAAGAAGCACATCGAGTTCTTCGTCCAAG TGGTATGCTTCTTATAGCGGAAGTAAAGAGCAGGTTTGATCCAAACAATGGAGGAGCAGACCCAAAAGACTTTGTGAAAGCCGTTTGTGATCTTGGATTTACTTCGGTTTTAAAGGTgcaatcttttcttcttctttttttcatttccactataagaaagaaactcaTTTGGTTCTTTGAGCAGGACTTCTCCAATAAGATGTTCATCTTATTCCATTTCAAGAAAAAGGTTAGTGAAACATACTTCCTTTCAGGTTTGTTATTAGTCTCGTAG
- a CDS encoding S-adenosyl-L-methionine-dependent methyltransferases superfamily protein has translation MTTEENKTSRNRKRKRQRNPKPSKEEPIETTPKNQNEKKNQRDTKNQQHGGSSAPSKRPKPSNFLDALRERLSGGQFRMLNEKLYTCSGKEALDYFKEDPQMFDMYHTGYQQQMSNWPELPVNSIINWLLSNSSSLVVADFGCGDARIAKSVKNKVFSFDLVSKNPSVIACDMSNTSLESSSVDVAVFCLSLMGTNYSSYIKEAHRVLRPSGMLLIAEVKSRFDPNNGGADPKDFVKAVCDLGFTSVLKDFSNKMFILFHFKKKVSETYFLSGLLLVS, from the exons ATGACGACtgaggaaaataaaacaagCAGAAataggaagaggaagagacagagaaaccctaaaccttcTAAAGAAGAACCTATCGAGACGACACCGAAGAATCAAAACgagaaaaagaatcaaagagatACCAAAAACCAACAACATGGAGGTTCTTCAGCTCCATCGAAACGACCTAAACCTTCCAATTTCCTCGATGCG CTTAGAGAGAGATTATCTGGTGGGCAATTTAGGATGCTCAATGAGAAACTCTACACTTGCTC TGGAAAAGAAGCTTTAGACTACTTTAAAGAAGATCCACAAATGTTTGATATG TATCATACAGGGTATCAACAACAAATGTCAAATTGGCCTGAGCTTCCTGTTAACTCCATTATTAATTGGCTATTGTCTAATAGCTCTTCTTTAGTTGTGGCTGATTTTGGCTGTG GTGATGCAAGGATTGCTAAAAGTGTGAAGAACAaagttttctcctttgatCTTGTCTCAAAGAACCCCTCTGTTATTGCCTGCGATATGTCAAAT ACTTCACTTGAGTCTTCATCAGTGGATGTTGCAGTTTTCTGTCTTTCATTAATGGGAACAAACTATTCTAGTTATATCAAAGAAGCACATCGAGTTCTTCGTCCAAG TGGTATGCTTCTTATAGCGGAAGTAAAGAGCAGGTTTGATCCAAACAATGGAGGAGCAGACCCAAAAGACTTTGTGAAAGCCGTTTGTGATCTTGGATTTACTTCGGTTTTAAAG GACTTCTCCAATAAGATGTTCATCTTATTCCATTTCAAGAAAAAGGTTAGTGAAACATACTTCCTTTCAGGTTTGTTATTAGTCTCGTAG